GCGGAAATAGATACCGGCAATCTGGTGTTGGGCGATGAGTGCATCGCTGTTCTGATTGAAGTACCCTGGCCGCCCCATTGCCCCAACGAGCCTGCCTTCGGCCCACCCGCCTTCGGCGGTCTGCCTTGCCGCCTTTCGATACCATGCCAGAGCCTCGCGGGTATCTTTGGCGACCCCTACACCGAGCTCATAGGCGACGCCGAGCCGAAGCTGTGCCCACGGTTGACCACGCTCAGCCGCCGTCCGAATGACGGAAAGCGCCCGCTGATAGTCTTGGCGCTCCCACGCCATATCCGCTGTACGTTCCCCTGGATTCGGGTTCATGCCCGCGCAACCGGGCAACGCCAGGATTACGCCGACGAGGATCCACGCACCCCTCACTTGGCGACAACCCCGCCAGGTGTCCTGGCCGCATCCGGCTCCAAGATGTCCGCATCTTGCGATCCATCCAGCACACGTGGCGACGCCGGGACAGGCTGCGAGATCGCGCAGCGTATCTTGACGCATGCGCCCGCGGGTGTCGCCCGGCCCGTCACGGCGCGGACATCCGGTCGGCCGGGCTCCGGACGCCGGCGGGGACGCGGTTGGGGACGTGCATGTAGATCATTGTGGTGGATGCATCCCCGTGCCCGAGGAGTGCCTGGACGGTTCGGATACTCCGTGAGCGGCGCGGCCGGCAGCTCGACCCAGAGCAGGCGAGGCTTGGGGACTTCGGGAGGGCGGGACTCGCGGACCACGGGGCCCGTGATGGCCAGCCTCCGACCGGGGACGCTAGCGGCGCGAGCGAGCCTCGAAAGGTCATGCGCGGGCTCCCTTCTCGGTCGGGACGCGGCAACTATAGAGCATGGGCCCGGACCGGGCAACGGCGATTCGCGAAGGCTCTGGGGGTGCCGGCGCGCTGGGGCACCACTACCGCGGCTGCCCCCTGCACAGGGCGATCGAAGGGAATGTCGGGAAAATTCCTGATGCGGGCCGCCCCGAGCTCTGACAGCCGGCGAGGGGAACGGGTTGAGCACCGCGGCGCTGGCTGTCACCGCCCGCGCCAGGCGTGTATGATAGGGCGCCATGACGACACGCACGCCGATCCATCCAGGTAAGGTGGACTGGTCGGGGGAGAACCCCGGCATGTATCTGAAGGAAGAGGCCGACGGCCCCTTCGTCACGCTCGTGAGCTTCTTCCGCGTCGTCCTCTCGCCCCACGGCCGCGGCCATGCCCTCGTGCTCCTCGAGGCGCCGCTGCTCGACCGGAGCCTGCCGGAGGCGCTCAATGTCTGCGTCACCGACAACGAGCCGCTGGCCCGCTGGCTCGTCCAGGGCTTCGTCGCCCACTTCGGCGCCTTCCGCGGCGTCACGGCGCTCGACGCCATGGTCTACCGGAAGCTCGAGGGCGTGGCGACCTCGGGCGATCAGCGCGCGAGCCACGTGGAGTGGGTCAAGGGGGACGGCGTCGAGGCCACGCTCGCCTGGGAGGGCCTCGGCGAGCCGTTCCTGGTGGCCCTGCCCCCGGAGAAGTCGGCCACGGGGCGCCACGAGATGTGGAGCCTCTTCGTCGAGGCCGAGCGGGTGAATGCCCGGGTGAACGGACGGCCGCTCAGGGGCCAGCCCGTTCCGCGCGACTTCGTCGGTCGCCGCAGCAGCACCGCCTTCCTCGCCTTCTCCGAAACGT
The Candidatus Rokuibacteriota bacterium genome window above contains:
- a CDS encoding sel1 repeat family protein; amino-acid sequence: MNPNPGERTADMAWERQDYQRALSVIRTAAERGQPWAQLRLGVAYELGVGVAKDTREALAWYRKAARQTAEGGWAEGRLVGAMGRPGYFNQNSDALIAQHQIAGIYFRAEGVTKDLAEAYLYAKNVAEKTQGRSLFYCCEFSRARYITAEAIAESLSKIEGAMTSDDRKRAEERRGAWTP